One Symphalangus syndactylus isolate Jambi chromosome 10, NHGRI_mSymSyn1-v2.1_pri, whole genome shotgun sequence genomic region harbors:
- the LOC129491765 gene encoding LOW QUALITY PROTEIN: developmental pluripotency-associated protein 3-like (The sequence of the model RefSeq protein was modified relative to this genomic sequence to represent the inferred CDS: inserted 2 bases in 1 codon) → MDPSQKFNPTYIPESPQMLTEENSRDDSGAXQICPEALIKNLSNLTINASSESASPAREALLRRQAAKAAVLKEIADELLYKGRGVRTLLSVQREKLARLRYILLGRVRTHERIPTNNGLKGVKKEPRPFKCPCSFCVSNGWDPSENAKIGDHDTKPLQP, encoded by the exons ATGGACCCATCACAGAAGTTTAATCCAACCTACATCCCAGAGTCTCCACAAATGCTCACCGAAGAAAATTCCCGGGACGATTCAGGGGC TCAAATCTGCCCTGAGGCGTTGATAAAGAACCTTAGTAACTTGACTATCAACGCAAGTAGCGAATCTGCTTCCCCTGCACGGGAAGCTTTACTCCGTCGACAGGCTGCAAAAGCAGCAGTCCTCAAGGAAATCGCAGATGAGTTGCTTTACAAGGGGAGAGGAGTAAGAACATTGCTGTCTGTGCAGAGAGAAAAGTTGGCAAGATTGAGATACATATTACTCGGCAGAGTTCGTACGCATGAAAGAATACCAACAAACAATGGGCTTAAGGGAGTTAAGAAGGAACCAAGACCATTCAAATGTCCCTGCAGTTTCTGCGTGTCTAACGGATGGGATCCTTCTGAGAATGCTAAAATAGGGGATCATGACACCAAGCCACTTCAGCCATAA